The genomic interval ACAAATTCTTCTTTTTTCCCATGCGAATTCCAGATTGTCCAGATTGTTTTATCCTTAGTCATCCGTGCTTTTAATGAGGCGCTTTCGCTGCAAATCTGAAACGGCAATCTCAGTTCGATTGCCTGGACGGGGCATTCCTTTACACAGCAAGCACACGTCCAGCAAGCCGATTGGTCGCGTATTTCCGCTTTCATATTTTCCGTACGGTAGCAGAGATTTCCCGGACATATGCGTTCGCAGCGTGCTTCCGGTAATCCTTTACAGCCATTGCAGATGGTTTTGTCGATAAAAATGCTCATTATTGTAAGGGCCGTTCTTTCATCTTTATTTCATTTGTTTCAACGTCATAGACAGAATTTACATACTTAAGCCAGCGATTATCGTCTTTTTGGGGATAGTCCAATCTGGTTTGATAACACGCCCATCGGGTCTCCTTCCGGTAAATGAGATGTTCCACCAATGTCCTGGCAACATCAATCCGATCGATACACTCCAAGGCTTCTACGAGGTTGTAACTATCCGCCGCCATCAACTCCGTTGTATGGTTGTGCAAACATTTCAGCAATTGCCGGGCTTCCAGCAATCTGTTTTCATGCAACATGTAATT from Candidatus Kuenenia stuttgartiensis carries:
- a CDS encoding adenylylsulfate reductase, coding for MSIFIDKTICNGCKGLPEARCERICPGNLCYRTENMKAEIRDQSACWTCACCVKECPVQAIELRLPFQICSESASLKARMTKDKTIWTIWNSHGKKEEFVIKVRN